From the genome of Uranotaenia lowii strain MFRU-FL chromosome 1, ASM2978415v1, whole genome shotgun sequence, one region includes:
- the LOC129742502 gene encoding AP-1 complex subunit sigma-2 isoform X3 yields MMQFMLLFSRQGKLRLQKWYVAHPDKVKKKITRELITTILSRKPKMCSFLEWKDCKIVYKRYASLYFCCAIEQNDNELLTLEIIHRYVELLDKYFGSVCELDIIFNFEKAYFILDELLVGGEIQETSKKNVLKAIAAQDVLQEVLDEEDYFWIY; encoded by the exons ATG ATGCAGTTCATGCTCCTGTTCAGTCGCCAGGGCAAGCTACGGCTCCAGAAGTGGTACGTGGCCCACCCGGATAAGGTAAAGAAAAAGATCACTCGGGAGCTGATCACAACGATTCTTTCCCGGAAGCCAAAGATGTGCTCCTTCCTTGAGTGGAAAGATTGCAAGATCGTTTACAAAAG ATATGCCAGTTTATACTTTTGCTGTGCAATCGAGCAGAATGATAACGAATTGCTCACGTTGGAGATCATCCACCGATATGTAGAGCTGCTTGATAAATACTTCGGAAGT GTCTGTGAACTGGATATCATTTTCAACTTCGAGAAGGCCTACTTCATCCTGGACGAGCTGCTGGTCGGCGGTGAGATTCAAGAAACGTCCAAAAAGAACGTCCTCAAGGCGATCGCTGCGCAGGACGTGCTCCAAGAG GTCCTAGATGAGGAAGATTATTTTTGGATTTACTAA
- the LOC129742502 gene encoding AP-1 complex subunit sigma-2 isoform X4: MMQFMLLFSRQGKLRLQKWYVAHPDKVKKKITRELITTILSRKPKMCSFLEWKDCKIVYKRYASLYFCCAIEQNDNELLTLEIIHRYVELLDKYFGSVCELDIIFNFEKAYFILDELLVGGEIQETSKKNVLKAIAAQDVLQEREVDS, encoded by the exons ATG ATGCAGTTCATGCTCCTGTTCAGTCGCCAGGGCAAGCTACGGCTCCAGAAGTGGTACGTGGCCCACCCGGATAAGGTAAAGAAAAAGATCACTCGGGAGCTGATCACAACGATTCTTTCCCGGAAGCCAAAGATGTGCTCCTTCCTTGAGTGGAAAGATTGCAAGATCGTTTACAAAAG ATATGCCAGTTTATACTTTTGCTGTGCAATCGAGCAGAATGATAACGAATTGCTCACGTTGGAGATCATCCACCGATATGTAGAGCTGCTTGATAAATACTTCGGAAGT GTCTGTGAACTGGATATCATTTTCAACTTCGAGAAGGCCTACTTCATCCTGGACGAGCTGCTGGTCGGCGGTGAGATTCAAGAAACGTCCAAAAAGAACGTCCTCAAGGCGATCGCTGCGCAGGACGTGCTCCAAGAG CGAGAAGTGGACTCCTAG
- the LOC129742502 gene encoding AP-1 complex subunit sigma-2 isoform X2, with amino-acid sequence MMQFMLLFSRQGKLRLQKWYVAHPDKVKKKITRELITTILSRKPKMCSFLEWKDCKIVYKRYASLYFCCAIEQNDNELLTLEIIHRYVELLDKYFGSVCELDIIFNFEKAYFILDELLVGGEIQETSKKNVLKAIAAQDVLQEDETVDGALREIGLI; translated from the exons ATG ATGCAGTTCATGCTCCTGTTCAGTCGCCAGGGCAAGCTACGGCTCCAGAAGTGGTACGTGGCCCACCCGGATAAGGTAAAGAAAAAGATCACTCGGGAGCTGATCACAACGATTCTTTCCCGGAAGCCAAAGATGTGCTCCTTCCTTGAGTGGAAAGATTGCAAGATCGTTTACAAAAG ATATGCCAGTTTATACTTTTGCTGTGCAATCGAGCAGAATGATAACGAATTGCTCACGTTGGAGATCATCCACCGATATGTAGAGCTGCTTGATAAATACTTCGGAAGT GTCTGTGAACTGGATATCATTTTCAACTTCGAGAAGGCCTACTTCATCCTGGACGAGCTGCTGGTCGGCGGTGAGATTCAAGAAACGTCCAAAAAGAACGTCCTCAAGGCGATCGCTGCGCAGGACGTGCTCCAAGAG GATGAGACGGTAGATGGCGCACTGCGAGAAATTGGACTGATTTGA
- the LOC129742502 gene encoding AP-1 complex subunit sigma-2 isoform X5, which yields MMQFMLLFSRQGKLRLQKWYVAHPDKVKKKITRELITTILSRKPKMCSFLEWKDCKIVYKRYASLYFCCAIEQNDNELLTLEIIHRYVELLDKYFGSVCELDIIFNFEKAYFILDELLVGGEIQETSKKNVLKAIAAQDVLQEIA from the exons ATG ATGCAGTTCATGCTCCTGTTCAGTCGCCAGGGCAAGCTACGGCTCCAGAAGTGGTACGTGGCCCACCCGGATAAGGTAAAGAAAAAGATCACTCGGGAGCTGATCACAACGATTCTTTCCCGGAAGCCAAAGATGTGCTCCTTCCTTGAGTGGAAAGATTGCAAGATCGTTTACAAAAG ATATGCCAGTTTATACTTTTGCTGTGCAATCGAGCAGAATGATAACGAATTGCTCACGTTGGAGATCATCCACCGATATGTAGAGCTGCTTGATAAATACTTCGGAAGT GTCTGTGAACTGGATATCATTTTCAACTTCGAGAAGGCCTACTTCATCCTGGACGAGCTGCTGGTCGGCGGTGAGATTCAAGAAACGTCCAAAAAGAACGTCCTCAAGGCGATCGCTGCGCAGGACGTGCTCCAAGAG ATCGCCTAG
- the LOC129742502 gene encoding AP-1 complex subunit sigma-2 isoform X1, which yields MMQFMLLFSRQGKLRLQKWYVAHPDKVKKKITRELITTILSRKPKMCSFLEWKDCKIVYKRYASLYFCCAIEQNDNELLTLEIIHRYVELLDKYFGSVCELDIIFNFEKAYFILDELLVGGEIQETSKKNVLKAIAAQDVLQEDETPQGFFEDHGLG from the exons ATG ATGCAGTTCATGCTCCTGTTCAGTCGCCAGGGCAAGCTACGGCTCCAGAAGTGGTACGTGGCCCACCCGGATAAGGTAAAGAAAAAGATCACTCGGGAGCTGATCACAACGATTCTTTCCCGGAAGCCAAAGATGTGCTCCTTCCTTGAGTGGAAAGATTGCAAGATCGTTTACAAAAG ATATGCCAGTTTATACTTTTGCTGTGCAATCGAGCAGAATGATAACGAATTGCTCACGTTGGAGATCATCCACCGATATGTAGAGCTGCTTGATAAATACTTCGGAAGT GTCTGTGAACTGGATATCATTTTCAACTTCGAGAAGGCCTACTTCATCCTGGACGAGCTGCTGGTCGGCGGTGAGATTCAAGAAACGTCCAAAAAGAACGTCCTCAAGGCGATCGCTGCGCAGGACGTGCTCCAAGAG